In a single window of the Dreissena polymorpha isolate Duluth1 chromosome 3, UMN_Dpol_1.0, whole genome shotgun sequence genome:
- the LOC127871333 gene encoding uncharacterized protein LOC127871333 isoform X6, which yields MDDSGTSSRCDTGISSTSDTGCSSTCDAGFSSTCDTGFSNNCDSGKMGGFNDTAFSYDNFTENTYANANLQDSFMHATFPATYGYMDTYSVSSGLPPPFLVQHHSVRRPGDSSVYIGRPMVIPTPTQQHKMMQRHKERSILA from the exons ATGGATG attCTGGGACAAGTAGCCGCTGTGACACTGGAATAAGCAGCACAAGCGATACAGGTTGTAGCAGCACATGCGATGCGGGCTTTAGCAGTACATGCGACACAGGGTTTAGCAACAACTGTGACAGTGGAAAAATGGGTGGTTTTAACGACACCGCATTCAGCTATGACAATTTCACCGAGAATACTTATGCAAACGCTAACCTTCAGGATTCTTTTATGCACGCGACATTTCCCGCCACTTACGGATATATGGACACTTACTCCGTTTCCTCGGGCCTTCCCCCTCCGTTCTTAGTCCAACATCACTCGGTGCGCCGTCCTGGAGACTCGAGCGTGTACATCGGTCGCCCCATGGTGATACCGACACCAACACAACAACACAAGAtg
- the LOC127871333 gene encoding uncharacterized protein LOC127871333 isoform X1 — translation MDDSGTSSRCDTGISSTSDTGCSSTCDAGFSSTCDTGFSNNCDSGKMGGFNDTAFSYDNFTENTYANANLQDSFMHATFPATYGYMDTYSVSSGLPPPFLVQHHSVRRPGDSSVYIGRPMVIPTPTQQHKMMQRDSKRRKCIGCLVLLLVLAGVITAITLTLKYAKKL, via the exons ATGGATG attCTGGGACAAGTAGCCGCTGTGACACTGGAATAAGCAGCACAAGCGATACAGGTTGTAGCAGCACATGCGATGCGGGCTTTAGCAGTACATGCGACACAGGGTTTAGCAACAACTGTGACAGTGGAAAAATGGGTGGTTTTAACGACACCGCATTCAGCTATGACAATTTCACCGAGAATACTTATGCAAACGCTAACCTTCAGGATTCTTTTATGCACGCGACATTTCCCGCCACTTACGGATATATGGACACTTACTCCGTTTCCTCGGGCCTTCCCCCTCCGTTCTTAGTCCAACATCACTCGGTGCGCCGTCCTGGAGACTCGAGCGTGTACATCGGTCGCCCCATGGTGATACCGACACCAACACAACAACACAAGAtg ATGCAAAGGGATAGCAAACGAAGAAAATGCATCGGGTGTTTGGTGCTATTACTGGTCCTTGCAGGGGTCATCACAGCAATTACCTTGACGTTGAAATATGCTAAAAAATTGTAA